The following DNA comes from Solanum stenotomum isolate F172 chromosome 11, ASM1918654v1, whole genome shotgun sequence.
NNNNNNNNNNNNNNNNNNNNNNNNNNNNNNNNNNNNNNNNNNNNNNNNNNNNNNNNNNNNNNNNNNNNtttttttgttgtcttgtagatattttaagttattatttattgtaaattatagtactttttattaaagtttttaataacatatgttactttttatgtttgagagttaaaccaacttttttttatatgtcttttaattttatatgtgttttgtccttttccattttcaaaaactaatactctctccatttcattttatatgtcatttctttttatttatatattggttattccctcttcttatgtcatatattatgaaatttgagaagttattgaaatttttatatgattctaaaaatattttaaattgttagctattgtgatttgtagtacctttttttttttacagaattttgaaaataatatttattactctctttgttctaatttacGTGGCAcatgcaaaatttcaaatattaacccttttttatatgtctctttactatattaagttgttaattgttgtattttatagtacattttgaacttaatttttaaagaatatatgttattttccatgtcccaatttatgtggcattaattgatagatttgttggagtcgagagaatttttttgttaattattgtaatttatagtttctttttcgtcaatttgaaacaataaatgttcttaattgatagattttttggagccgacaatttttttgttaattattgtaatttatagtttctttttcgtcaatttcaaacaatatatgtttatcatataatccattttatgtggtacaaatagaatttagagagtcaattaaatattttatataacatttaaatatttaagctattaattattgtaatgtatagtattacttatattatttttgaatataaatgttaccttttttatcctaatttatatggcatcgATAGAATTGAAAgcgtcaaataattgttaattattgtaatatgatatgtagtactttttatgtagtttttactatttttaagcaTACTAAGTATactattacttatattatttttaaatatatttaaatctactacttatatatatattttttagtagataagtgtgaatgtgagggtatttttaaatacccaaaataccctcactttcacacttatctactacttatattatacattatattatatatatatatggctccttttatttggTGCCACGTGTCGACTCTTCTTATATATTgagggtatttttaaataccCAAAATACCCTCACTTTCACACTTATCTACTACTTNATACCCTCACTTTCACACTTATCTACTActtatattatacattatattaaatatatatatggctccttttatttggtgccacgtgtcgaaagaagagtgaattttattcactcttcttatatagtaataaaataatatatatatggctccttttatttggtgccacgtgtcgaaagaagagtgaattttattcactcttcttatatagtaatatataatttattttcacgagtttaatatatatttcatgCGTAATCAATTACGACCAAGAtgagaaataataaatttgaacGGTTAAATATATTCTATAAATagatcatcatcatatatatatatatatatatatatatatatatatatatatatactttgtaGAATAATCATAGACTTAAGAGAGAGatctatatatatagttataattataattaacaatgAAAAGGGTCGGAGTTAGATAATGTTGGTGTTCACTCGAACCTCCttcgataaaaaattatatatatataaaattgtacATGTTGAatctctttcaattttttcaacttcttacttttttaattatatttaaccTCCTTTGGTGAAAATCTTAATTCCGTCACTGATTAATATAACCCTAGCTAGAAAAACACGTTACCCAGTCTAGACTCTAGCCCATGGTCACAACTCATATTAGTCCATTTCTAGAGCTAGCCAAGAAACTCGCAAGTAGAAATTTGAGTCTATATGCCACATGTCGTGGTTTTATTCGCCTACAACACCTATGTGCATGTGAGTTTCATGCGCCgaaatatttgaatattttggtCGTCGTCTTTGTCAAAAATTAGTGTATAAATTCTATTGAAATGTCAAAATGAAATATACGAAACAATTTTAAGAAGCTAAATATGACTATTTAACCTTACAGCTAGGGTTGGAGGGTGACCAAATCAACTATATATGACACAATCGTATAAGGAAAAGtcatgaaataatataataatttaaacggTTGAATATATACTATAGATAGATTATCATCCTATATATATACTCACTAGAgccataagaaaaaaaattaagagatttATAGTTACTATTTACTAATGGAGGCCAAGAAAAACACCATTAGTATACTTATGTTACCATGGCTAGCCCATGGTCACATAAGTCCATTTTTAGAACTAGCCAAAAAGCTCACAAATAGAAATTTCCATATTTACTTATGTTCCACTCCAATAAACCTAAGTTCCATCAAGAAAAatgtcacaaaaaaatattgtgaatCAATAGAATTAGTTGAGCTTCATCTTCCTTCTTTACCAAATCTTCCTCCTCATTACCACACCACCAATGGCCTCCCTCCCCATCTCATGAACACCCTAAAAAAAGCATTCGAAAACGCCTCTCcaaatttttccaaaatattacAAACTCTTAATCCAGACTTAGTCATATATGACTTCAATCAACCATGGGCTGCTGAGTTCGCGTCCTCTATGAACATTCCTGCCATACAATTCCTCACTTTTAGCGCGGCTATTGTTGCTTTATTAGCTCTCCACATCATGTTTGATAAGTCGGGAGAAAAATTTCCATTTCCTGAAATTTACCTGCGTGAACATGAGATACTCcaaatcaagaaatcattgGAAGAATCCAAAGATGAGAATTATAAGGACCCATTCAATGATGCTCTTAGACTATCTCGCGATATTGTTTTGGTGAAAACCTCTAGAGATTTCGAAGGTAAATATATAGATTATCTCTCAAAATTAGTTTCCAAGAAAATTGTTCCTGTTGGATCGCTAGTTCAAGATTCCATTGATCAAGATCATGATCATGAGGAGATCATCATGCAATGGCTtgacaagaaagaaaaatgttcAAGTGTGTTTGTGTCATTTGGGAGTGAGTATTTTCTATCAAAGGAAGAAATGCATGAAGTAGCACAAGGGCTAGAGCTTAGCAAAGTAAACTTCATTTGGGTAATTAGGTTTCCACAAggtgaaaaaaatagtattcaAGATGTATTACCACAAGGATTTTTAGAAAGGGTAGGGGAAAGAGGAATGGTTTTGGAAAAATGGGCTCCACAAGCCGCAATTCTACAACATAGGAGTACTGGTGGATTCGTGAGTCATTGTGGATGGAGTTCTGTTATGGAAAGTATGAAGTTTGGTGTGCCTATAATTGCAATGCCAATGCACATTGACCAACCAATGAATGCTAGGATTGTGGAATATATTGGTATGGGAGTTGAAGCATTGAGGGATGAGAATGGGAAGTTACAAAGCGAAGAAATTGCAAAAGTGATGAGGGAAGTGGTAATTGAAGAAAGTGGTGAAGGTGTGAGGAAGAAAACTAAAGAATTGAGTGagaaaatgaatatgaaagggGATGAAGAGATAGATGGAGTAGTGGAGGAGTTGGTTGCACTTTGTAACAACAAATGAATAGCAATAAGATTTaactcatatttttaaaaagtattaattAGTGTAATCAGTTTGAATATTTCAAACTTTCagttttgattttgactttAGTCTCAATTCACTTAATAGTTTGCTTCTTGAAATATATAACTTTACGGTTGTTtgtaacaaattttaaagtgacagaaaaaaaattgcaatcacaataaagtaaaaataacttaaCTTTATTGATAAAGATTGCGAGTACAATTCTGTTTCTCCCTTGATTCTACTttcctaagatttatccatgattctaGGGCCGTTAGTGGCGTGTTTCTCGAACTAGGATAATTTAGATTTGACATCTATATGACTATTCCATCAGTTTGCAGAATATTCGAGAtgcctttatataggcatgaactagggtttagggttgagtagcctccaaaaattctaattgaaactaAACACACCTTTTAGAGTCtcaattcgaattgaacacatattgtaaagttccacaaaatttcaatgtctacaacgGTTAATAGGGATTGAGGTCACTCAACTACTCATGCCGTATAATTTTCTATTGGAGTACTTAATACTACAATGGGTAAGGTCATAGGGTACTAATCAATGAACTTCATAAAATTTAACTTATTAGTATTGCAAAATATATAAATCgacataaatatacaaattgcAGCCTCAATAGTAAACAGAACTATAGCTAAGGAACgcaattatgaaaaatatagcTATAAAgccttattatgtctattatatTTGCTATTTCTAAGATTTTCTCTAAAAAGTAATTGAATCTCGTGTTGGCCCAAACTCTACACATATGGATTAACTAAAAGTCAAATGTACTTAATCATagaaacaaagataaaatttgaaatcaatcaaGGACCACAAATGAATTTTGTATTTAGTTAGTTAGtttctcaaattctccaaaTCTAAGTGTTTGGTATGAAAAAATGTTCTCTGCCGAATATGTTTTTcctgaaaatattttatacaagTGTTTTTCTTATTCTGTGGTGTTTggttagaatttttttattttattttttatctcaagagcatttatgtataatatgaaaaatactaTGATACTAAACCCAAAAATGTTATAATTATATAGGATTGAGGATCGAGAGTCGAGATCGAATTAGGGTTGAGAGTTGCTTTCTCGATAAGGTTAGGGTTGGGTTAGGAGACAAGTTCGAGAATTAGGCATCGAGTCAAATTTCAGGTCAGGGTCAATAGTCGGGTCCCTAGTTAGGATCAAATCTTAGTGCAAAAAATCGTAAAGATATGGcacttgggcctaactcaacctcaaaaactagctcatgaggggaggtttgtccaagtccatataaggagaccaattTTCTATCGCTCTATCGATGTAGGACTTCTTAGCACTTCCCGCATGCCCAAACCTCAACTGGAGCGTGAACACTCATAGATGAGGGCCCAACATCGGTGCACAACAAATTGGGATGAACCTGACTTTGttaccatgtaaagatatgacatcTGGGTCTAACTGAACCTCAAATTCTAGCTCACGAGGAGAAGTTTTTCTAAGTCCATAAATACGGAGACCAATTTCTCATCCCTATACCGATATGAGACttcttaacaaaaaattatattcggTCAAACTAAGATACGTGAAATAATTTACAAACTACatctcttttaaaataaaagccATTTCAAGAAAGAATATTGGCACAATTATATATTTCCTAAGtagcttttttatttttttaattattttttttattttattattattattattttatatttttttgtttgctttttaaaaaaaaaaataatatttcctaAGTAATCGATCACGATTTAGACACTTTCGTATAAAGAAAGAgtcataaaatcaaaataatatacacCACATTAATCATGtaacaaagaaattaaaaataagcaATAATATGTTTCAATTATTAAAAGGAAACCAGTAACATGACCCACGTTGGAAATCAATTGTAATATCACATgtgtatctatttattttaataataagttaaaaaatttttctttatatttttaaatttcatgtaaaatcaaaccaaaacaTGTAAAATGTAAAAAAAGAACTTTGCGATCGGTCGAAGTCTAGAGATGGCAATGGGTGGTCAACCCGCAAAAATTTTAATCC
Coding sequences within:
- the LOC125844843 gene encoding UDP-glucosyltransferase 29-like, whose amino-acid sequence is MEAKKNTISILMLPWLAHGHISPFLELAKKLTNRNFHIYLCSTPINLSSIKKNVTKKYCESIELVELHLPSLPNLPPHYHTTNGLPPHLMNTLKKAFENASPNFSKILQTLNPDLVIYDFNQPWAAEFASSMNIPAIQFLTFSAAIVALLALHIMFDKSGEKFPFPEIYLREHEILQIKKSLEESKDENYKDPFNDALRLSRDIVLVKTSRDFEGKYIDYLSKLVSKKIVPVGSLVQDSIDQDHDHEEIIMQWLDKKEKCSSVFVSFGSEYFLSKEEMHEVAQGLELSKVNFIWVIRFPQGEKNSIQDVLPQGFLERVGERGMVLEKWAPQAAILQHRSTGGFVSHCGWSSVMESMKFGVPIIAMPMHIDQPMNARIVEYIGMGVEALRDENGKLQSEEIAKVMREVVIEESGEGVRKKTKELSEKMNMKGDEEIDGVVEELVALCNNK